A stretch of Candidatus Symbiobacter mobilis CR DNA encodes these proteins:
- a CDS encoding IS1182 family transposase gives MNSNRRELLMQRWSIVQEELLPELWNEVGPLTPKLEKVIHTLEWVRLEEYVRASWCGLGRPPHERSWLANAFVAKVVLGITTTVGLIERLSVDRSLRRICGFPTQKVLPSEATFSRAFDEFAKARLAERVHEALIQKHLGKELIGHISRDGTAIEARERPCSVKATQAPSSVPTTTPATDAPPASQPTATVCDTPVAPKRRRGRPKSGEERQQTAKTSPLARQRIQTLAEMIEEIPTACDRGTKSNAQGYKVSWNGYKLHLDTADCGVPIAALLSSASMHDSRAAIPLSRISAQRVTNLYDLMDAAYCSHDLREDSRNLGHVPLIDHNPRGGEKIEFLPHEAIRYNERTAAERTNARLKDEFGASHLMVRGATKVMSHLMFGVLALCADQLMRLRS, from the coding sequence TAGTAATCGACGCGAACTTCTCATGCAACGCTGGAGCATTGTCCAGGAAGAGCTTTTGCCCGAACTCTGGAATGAGGTGGGGCCGTTGACACCCAAACTGGAGAAAGTGATCCATACCCTGGAGTGGGTTCGCCTTGAGGAGTATGTACGGGCATCGTGGTGCGGTCTCGGTCGCCCGCCGCACGAACGCTCGTGGCTGGCAAACGCTTTTGTCGCCAAGGTGGTATTGGGGATTACCACGACGGTGGGGTTGATCGAACGTCTGTCCGTGGATCGTTCCTTGCGCCGCATCTGTGGTTTTCCGACCCAAAAAGTGCTGCCTTCGGAAGCCACCTTCTCGCGCGCCTTCGACGAATTTGCCAAGGCCCGCTTGGCCGAGCGGGTGCATGAAGCCTTGATCCAAAAACACCTCGGCAAGGAGCTGATTGGGCACATCAGCCGGGATGGCACAGCCATCGAAGCACGCGAGCGCCCCTGTTCGGTCAAGGCAACACAAGCGCCGTCATCCGTTCCCACAACCACCCCAGCGACCGACGCTCCACCAGCATCCCAGCCAACGGCCACAGTCTGCGATACGCCGGTCGCGCCCAAGCGGCGGCGTGGGCGCCCAAAGAGTGGGGAAGAACGCCAGCAGACGGCCAAAACCTCCCCATTAGCGCGTCAGCGTATACAAACACTGGCTGAGATGATCGAGGAGATTCCCACAGCTTGTGATCGGGGTACCAAGTCCAATGCTCAAGGCTACAAGGTCAGTTGGAATGGCTACAAATTGCACCTCGACACGGCCGACTGTGGCGTGCCTATCGCTGCATTGCTGTCCTCGGCCTCGATGCACGACAGTCGTGCTGCCATCCCCTTGTCGCGGATCAGCGCCCAGCGGGTGACGAATCTCTACGATCTGATGGATGCAGCCTATTGCAGCCATGATCTCCGGGAGGACAGCCGAAACCTGGGCCATGTCCCGCTGATTGACCACAATCCGCGTGGAGGCGAGAAGATCGAGTTTTTGCCTCACGAAGCCATTCGCTACAACGAACGTACCGCTGCAGAGCGCACCAACGCTCGCCTCAAGGACGAGTTTGGCGCAAGCCACCTCATGGTCAGGGGCGCTACCAAAGTAATGAGCCACCTGATGTTCGGCGTACTGGCGTTGTGCGCCGACCAATTGATGCGATTGCGATCATGA